From the genome of Gloeocapsopsis sp. IPPAS B-1203, one region includes:
- a CDS encoding ABC transporter substrate-binding protein, whose product MVTTSMMKRASYRFIKLFLLAAFSFLFLTACSSPVIQNSHLSLNPSAECRVIQHELGETCIPLNPQRIIALDPNITLDPLIALGIKPIGYGSYNFGEEESLFGVSLDDLAGATMVGHPNQASLEKILLLKPDLILTSQYNNQFQLLSAIAPTVLVPLPNLEKPKDEAFFKENLRYVAKIFGEEAKAEEIINQYQQRIDELQQRLGNQLEQIEVSIIFHDGQGLVYTPARNYDATADVLVDLGIRYKLPPLGAPISIESFDEYNTDILFIMNAERRSLSYYTQHPLFSHLKAVKNNRLYLVPPERWDSRGILGANQILDDLFKYLLEDT is encoded by the coding sequence ATGGTCACTACGAGCATGATGAAAAGAGCGTCCTATCGTTTCATTAAGCTGTTTCTACTCGCGGCTTTTTCTTTCCTTTTCCTCACAGCTTGTTCCTCACCTGTCATCCAAAACTCTCATCTTTCCTTGAACCCTTCTGCTGAGTGTCGAGTGATTCAGCACGAACTTGGCGAAACCTGTATCCCGCTGAATCCACAGCGAATTATTGCATTGGACCCTAACATTACACTCGACCCTCTAATCGCTCTCGGTATCAAGCCAATTGGTTATGGATCTTATAACTTTGGGGAGGAAGAATCTCTTTTTGGTGTATCGCTTGATGATCTTGCAGGAGCTACGATGGTTGGGCATCCCAATCAAGCTTCATTAGAAAAAATTTTGCTGCTCAAACCAGATTTGATTTTAACATCACAGTACAACAATCAATTTCAGTTATTATCGGCGATCGCGCCGACTGTCTTAGTGCCTTTACCGAATTTGGAGAAGCCCAAAGATGAAGCGTTCTTCAAGGAAAATCTGCGCTATGTTGCCAAGATCTTTGGCGAAGAGGCAAAAGCAGAGGAAATTATCAATCAATATCAGCAACGAATTGATGAATTGCAGCAACGCTTAGGAAACCAGTTGGAACAAATCGAAGTTTCCATAATTTTTCATGATGGACAGGGTCTTGTTTATACCCCTGCAAGAAACTACGATGCAACGGCTGATGTTCTTGTCGATCTAGGAATACGCTATAAACTTCCACCTCTTGGAGCACCCATCAGCATTGAAAGCTTCGACGAATATAATACTGATATCTTATTCATCATGAATGCTGAACGAAGATCCCTCAGCTACTATACGCAACATCCTCTTTTTAGTCATTTAAAAGCCGTCAAAAACAATCGGCTGTATCTTGTGCCTCCAGAAAGATGGGACAGTAGGGGTATTCTAGGCGCAAATCAAATCTTGGATGACTTGTTCAAATACTTGCTAGAAGATACATAA
- a CDS encoding Rpn family recombination-promoting nuclease/putative transposase, whose product MRRDPIFYKLFQQSPDILFDLIGNRPDNATTYRFDSVAVKEPKFEIDGVFLPPETEPGVVYFCEVQFQPDQQLYERLFSESMLYFYRNGSRFCDWQAVVIYPSRRVEQTRQHPHRSLLHGEQVHRIYLDELGEIRKLPITVASVVLTIVEAAQAPAEARYLLSRTEQAALTPQAKRDIIDVVTAIMAYKFSTLSQTEIKAMLGLNLFEEPRAIREAKDEGRQEGRQEGRQEGRQEAIASVAIRLLTRRLEQELSEEMRSRITSLPLPVLENLSEALLDFTNLSDLENWLAQNA is encoded by the coding sequence ATGCGACGCGATCCAATTTTCTACAAGCTGTTTCAACAATCACCCGACATCTTATTTGACTTGATTGGTAATCGACCCGACAATGCTACTACGTATCGCTTCGATTCAGTAGCCGTCAAAGAGCCAAAGTTTGAAATCGATGGTGTGTTTTTGCCACCAGAAACTGAACCAGGAGTCGTGTATTTTTGCGAGGTACAATTTCAACCCGATCAACAGCTATACGAACGATTGTTCAGTGAGTCGATGTTGTATTTCTATCGCAATGGTTCGCGCTTTTGCGATTGGCAAGCTGTAGTGATTTATCCATCGCGCCGTGTGGAGCAAACCAGGCAACATCCTCATCGTTCATTGTTACATGGCGAGCAAGTGCATCGGATTTATTTGGATGAGTTAGGTGAGATTCGCAAGTTACCAATTACAGTAGCATCAGTGGTGTTGACAATTGTAGAAGCAGCGCAAGCCCCAGCGGAAGCACGATATCTCTTGTCACGCACCGAGCAAGCGGCATTAACACCACAAGCCAAACGCGACATAATAGACGTAGTGACTGCAATCATGGCATACAAATTCTCGACGTTGAGTCAAACGGAGATCAAAGCAATGTTGGGATTAAACTTGTTTGAAGAACCTCGTGCCATTCGCGAAGCAAAAGATGAAGGACGACAAGAGGGACGACAAGAAGGACGACAAGAGGGACGACAAGAGGCGATCGCTTCTGTTGCAATTCGGCTATTAACTCGACGATTAGAGCAAGAACTATCAGAGGAAATGCGATCGCGTATCACTTCCCTACCGCTACCCGTCCTCGAAAACCTTAGCGAAGCTTTATTAGATTTCACTAACTTGTCTGATTTAGAAAATTGGTTAGCACAAAATGCATAG
- a CDS encoding TonB-dependent siderophore receptor: protein MNVWRVKRQFWDRRDRFNFFTLQYGIRNICNRRLQNWSVVKVQLIVFRLSWGVGFWLVAALSDCVGVVSPTLAQIGTEIKQPARTIAEWRSQIAQSLVEITAVQLNQTETGLEVVLETPQGEILQPVTLTLGKTYIANIPNAILALPQGEFRAENPASGITRVRVTQATTNSIRVTVTGQTALPTVELYDSPSEGLIFSFTPGTSAAQTPPAPADDETIEILVTGEQDGYRLPDTSVGTRTDTPLRDIPQSIQIVPQQVLEDRQVRSIIEGLENVSGVYSSGNFAGGRDYFVIRGFEAFNSFVNGLPDPQVSNDGGFLNVERLEVLRGPASVLYGDSFLSSLGGTVNLVTKQPLRDPFYEISATIGSFNEYQGAIDLTGPLNDSRTVLYRFIGGYLSNDTFVDFNEGTELFIAPSLSFSIGQNTDLIVEGDVSITDRNGTEPEAIPAVGTVLPNPNGRIPRSFSGVGPVENTRTINSRIGYRLEHRFNENLRLRNAFRYLVGDSGQRDLIFPLSLADDNRTLNRELVSLADDTELARFYYLDTNLLGQFSTGSVNHQLLFGFSLSRTTDDLRLEFGNAAPVDIFDPVYDNTIVTTGIPDIDRFTTRDTLGVYLQDQITIAENLKLLLGGRVDFFEERQIDRLLDERTTQSDTAFSPRVGIVYQPIQLISLYASYSRAFTPTIGQSADGEAFRPGRGTQYEVGIRADINDQLSANLAFYDLTRTNVTTDDPDNPSFSVQTGEQRSRGIELDISGEILPGWNIIGGYAYTDARVTEDNLIPEGNRFGAPEHAINLWTTYRIQAGDLQGLGFGLGFYYAGETAANLANTFEIPSYFRTDAAIFYERDQFRAAVNFRNLFNVDYYKAAGSTELVTPGEPFTVQGTISWQF, encoded by the coding sequence GTGAATGTTTGGCGGGTAAAAAGGCAGTTTTGGGATAGACGCGATCGCTTTAATTTTTTTACACTTCAGTACGGAATAAGAAATATTTGCAATAGGCGATTGCAGAACTGGAGTGTGGTGAAGGTGCAATTAATTGTGTTTCGGCTGTCGTGGGGCGTGGGTTTCTGGTTGGTTGCAGCTTTGAGCGATTGTGTAGGGGTAGTGTCACCTACTTTGGCACAAATAGGTACCGAAATCAAGCAGCCTGCAAGGACAATTGCTGAATGGCGATCGCAAATTGCTCAATCGCTCGTTGAAATCACCGCAGTTCAATTAAACCAAACAGAAACAGGGCTAGAAGTGGTGCTAGAAACACCTCAAGGCGAAATACTCCAACCCGTCACACTAACTTTAGGCAAAACCTATATTGCGAATATTCCTAATGCAATACTCGCACTTCCCCAAGGCGAATTTCGCGCGGAGAATCCGGCGAGTGGCATTACTCGCGTGCGGGTGACTCAAGCTACTACCAACAGCATTCGAGTCACAGTGACAGGGCAAACCGCTTTGCCAACAGTGGAGTTGTATGACTCGCCAAGTGAAGGATTGATTTTTAGCTTCACGCCAGGGACATCCGCCGCACAAACTCCGCCAGCGCCAGCCGATGACGAAACGATTGAGATATTAGTGACAGGGGAACAAGATGGCTATCGCTTACCAGATACCTCAGTGGGAACAAGAACTGATACGCCTTTGCGAGATATTCCCCAATCGATTCAGATCGTGCCGCAGCAGGTGTTAGAAGATCGCCAAGTCAGAAGCATCATCGAGGGATTGGAAAACGTCAGCGGTGTGTACTCAAGTGGCAACTTTGCTGGAGGTAGGGATTATTTTGTCATCCGAGGCTTCGAGGCTTTTAATTCTTTTGTAAACGGACTTCCCGATCCGCAAGTCTCCAATGATGGTGGCTTTCTCAATGTAGAAAGGCTAGAAGTGCTGAGAGGTCCAGCCTCTGTTTTGTATGGAGACAGTTTTTTAAGTTCTCTGGGTGGAACAGTTAACTTGGTGACTAAACAACCCTTGCGCGATCCGTTTTACGAAATCAGCGCAACGATCGGTAGCTTTAATGAATATCAAGGGGCAATCGATCTCACCGGTCCGTTAAACGATTCGAGGACGGTTCTCTACCGCTTTATTGGGGGTTATTTGAGCAACGACACTTTCGTTGACTTTAACGAAGGTACAGAGCTTTTTATTGCTCCCAGTTTGAGCTTTAGCATTGGTCAAAATACAGACCTGATTGTCGAGGGTGATGTCAGCATTACGGACAGAAATGGAACGGAACCTGAAGCGATTCCAGCCGTGGGGACTGTATTGCCAAACCCCAATGGCAGAATTCCCCGCAGTTTTAGCGGAGTAGGACCTGTAGAAAATACTCGAACCATCAATAGCAGAATTGGGTATCGCCTAGAGCATCGGTTTAATGAAAACTTGAGGTTGCGAAATGCATTCCGCTATTTGGTTGGCGATAGTGGTCAAAGAGATCTTATTTTCCCCTTGAGTCTAGCGGATGATAATCGCACACTAAATCGAGAGCTTGTATCTTTAGCTGACGATACTGAACTTGCGCGTTTCTACTATCTTGACACCAACTTACTGGGTCAATTCAGCACTGGCTCGGTCAATCATCAACTGCTATTTGGCTTTAGTTTGAGTCGAACTACAGACGATCTCAGACTTGAATTTGGAAATGCTGCTCCGGTGGACATCTTCGATCCAGTCTATGACAATACCATTGTTACTACAGGTATTCCTGACATTGATCGTTTCACAACCAGAGATACGCTTGGTGTCTACCTCCAAGATCAAATCACTATTGCAGAAAACTTGAAACTTCTGCTGGGCGGACGAGTGGATTTCTTTGAGGAGCGCCAAATCGATCGACTCCTAGACGAAAGAACAACGCAATCAGACACCGCATTTAGCCCACGGGTAGGGATTGTTTATCAACCGATCCAGCTTATTTCTTTGTATGCCAGTTATTCTCGTGCTTTCACCCCAACCATTGGTCAATCCGCTGATGGAGAAGCATTCCGACCTGGGCGCGGCACGCAGTATGAAGTTGGCATCAGAGCCGACATCAATGACCAACTATCAGCCAATCTTGCTTTCTACGATTTGACTCGCACCAATGTCACAACAGACGATCCCGATAATCCTAGCTTTTCAGTTCAAACTGGAGAGCAAAGAAGTCGGGGGATCGAGTTAGATATCAGTGGCGAAATTTTGCCAGGATGGAACATCATTGGTGGCTATGCCTACACTGATGCCAGAGTTACAGAGGATAATCTGATTCCAGAGGGTAATCGATTCGGTGCCCCCGAACACGCAATCAACCTGTGGACAACCTACAGAATCCAAGCAGGTGATTTGCAAGGGTTGGGGTTTGGTTTAGGCTTCTACTATGCTGGAGAGACCGCAGCAAATTTGGCGAATACCTTCGAGATTCCCAGTTACTTCCGTACCGATGCTGCAATTTTCTATGAACGCGATCAATTTCGCGCTGCTGTAAATTTCCGCAATCTCTTTAATGTAGATTATTACAAGGCTGCTGGGTCTACAGAACTTGTTACTCCAGGCGAGCCTTTCACCGTTCAAGGAACGATTTCATGGCAGTTTTGA